One Streptosporangiales bacterium DNA segment encodes these proteins:
- a CDS encoding diaminopropionate ammonia-lyase, giving the protein MLRTFANPAAVARLDLGVDGPPDRTPMRFHERLPGYAPTPLVSAPRTAERLGVARVLVKDESRRLGLPAFKILGASWAVYDTIRRLTGVELDHWSTLDDLRDRLRPLGTRTLVTATDGNHGRAVAHLARLLDWPAQILVPAGTAAARIADIGAEGATVEVVDGSYDDAVELAATRAGDSTLVVSDTSWPGYERIPRAVIDGYSTLFHEITDATDIRPTTVVVQIGVGALAAAAVRHVHTTPGDPRPTLVGVEPATADCVAVSARGGALASTPGPHPSIMAGLNAGNPSLVAWPLLLAGIDTFVSIDDEPVHDAMRVLAADSVVAGETGAAGVAGLLAVHDAGTPGDRVAAGLTPDATVLVLVTEGATDPAGYERAVGSTR; this is encoded by the coding sequence ATGCTCCGCACCTTCGCCAACCCTGCCGCGGTCGCCAGGCTCGACCTCGGGGTCGACGGTCCACCCGACCGGACGCCGATGCGCTTCCACGAACGACTCCCCGGCTACGCCCCGACACCCCTGGTCTCCGCGCCGCGCACCGCGGAGCGGCTGGGGGTGGCGCGGGTGCTCGTGAAGGACGAGTCACGACGTCTCGGGCTGCCGGCGTTCAAGATCCTCGGTGCCTCGTGGGCCGTGTACGACACGATCCGCCGGCTCACCGGCGTCGAGCTCGACCACTGGTCGACGCTCGACGACCTCAGGGATCGGCTGCGCCCACTGGGCACGCGCACGCTGGTGACGGCCACCGACGGCAACCACGGCCGCGCGGTGGCGCACCTGGCACGGCTGCTCGACTGGCCGGCGCAGATCCTCGTCCCGGCCGGCACCGCGGCGGCCAGGATCGCCGACATCGGCGCGGAGGGTGCCACCGTCGAGGTCGTCGACGGCTCGTACGACGACGCGGTCGAGCTGGCGGCCACCCGCGCCGGCGACTCCACGCTCGTCGTCTCCGACACGAGCTGGCCCGGGTACGAACGCATCCCGCGGGCCGTGATCGACGGGTACTCGACGCTCTTCCACGAGATCACCGACGCCACGGACATACGCCCCACGACCGTCGTCGTGCAGATCGGCGTCGGCGCGCTCGCGGCCGCCGCCGTTCGCCATGTCCACACGACGCCGGGCGACCCGCGGCCGACGCTGGTCGGTGTCGAGCCGGCCACCGCCGACTGCGTGGCGGTGTCGGCGCGGGGCGGCGCGCTCGCCAGCACCCCGGGCCCGCACCCGTCGATCATGGCCGGGCTCAACGCGGGCAACCCGTCGCTCGTGGCGTGGCCGCTGCTGCTCGCCGGCATCGACACGTTCGTCTCGATCGACGACGAGCCGGTGCACGACGCGATGCGCGTGCTCGCCGCCGACTCCGTCGTCGCGGGCGAGACCGGCGCCGCCGGCGTCGCCGGGCTACTGGCCGTCCACGACGCCGGTACGCCCGGCGACCGGGTCGCCGCCGGCCTGACGCCGGACGCCACCGTGCTCGTCCTCGTCACCGAGGGCGCCACCGACCCCGCCGGCTACGAGCGCGCGGTCGGCAGCACCCGCTGA